The genome window GAGGCCCTCGTCACACCCAAAACTCGCCTCGTCTCCCTGGCTTCCTGTAATTACCTCAGCGGGGTCCGGCTCCCCGTCGATGAAATCGGCGCCTTCCTCAAAAGCCGGGGTATCCTCTTTTGCCTCGACTCGATCCAAACCCTCGGGGCGGTCCCTACCTCCACAAAATATGTCGATTTCCTTTCCGCTGATTCCCATAAATGGTTGCTCGGTCCCATGGCCGCCGGAATCGTCTGGATCCGTAAAGAACATTTTCCTCTCGTCCACCCCACACTCATTGGCGCGTGGAATGTCGTCAGCCCAAATTTCATCGCCCAGGAGCAAGTTGTTTTCGAGGAAACCGCTCGGCGTTACGAGCCCGGCGCGATGAATCTCCTCGGGATCGTCGGGATGCAGGCGGCCATGAAAATGCTTTTGGATACTGGTATCGACTCTATTTATGATCGAATCCTGCGCCTGCGCCATTTATTCGCCAGCCGTCTCGGGGCGAAGGGTTACCAAATCGTCGCCGGTGAAGCCCCGGATCATTTGTCCACGGGCATTCTTTCCGTGACCCATCCCATCAAGGATTTAAAAGCCCTCGGTAAAACCCTCGAGGAAAACAAGATCTACGTCTCCGCGCGCAATTTGCGCGACGGCACACCGCTGATTCGTTTCTCGCCCCACTATTATAATACGGAAGAAGAAGTCGAAAAGGTATTAGTCTTTTTTTAAAATCTGTCCCGCCCCAGCCCCCGGAAAAAATGCGCTGATATACTCCAAATTACTTTTGAAGGCAAAGACAGCAATTCCGATTGCTCGAATGGGGTTTTCAGGTTATCGGTTTGATTATGCATTATAAAAATATCATTTTGGACTGGTCCGGGACTTTAGTCGATGATCTGGGGCCGGTTCTCGATGCGACTAATCAAATCTTTGCCCATTACCAGAAACATCCTTGGTCACAGGAGGAATTCAAAGAAAAATTCTACCTCCCCTTTCCGAAATTTTATGCCCAGTACCTGCCCGAAGCGACCATGGTCGAGCTGGATCACCATTACCAAAAGGCCTTTAAATGTTTACAAGATAATGTCAGTCTCCTGCCCCACGCCTTGGATTTCCTCGAATTCTGCAAAAAAGAAAACATCCGCCTTTTCCTGCTGAGCACGATCCATGCAGAACATTTTGCGGTGCAGTCCGTGCGGCTGGGCATCAAACACTATTTTGAATTCCCCTATGTCCAGATCATCGACAAGAAACTCAAGATCAGCCAGATCATCGCAGACCATGGCCTCAACCCACGCGAAACGATGTTCGTCGGCGACATGCAACA of Verrucomicrobiota bacterium contains these proteins:
- a CDS encoding aminotransferase class V-fold PLP-dependent enzyme, which encodes MKNTITDLLSDESLRRHEFPTVKDSIFMAHAGVTALPRCAVDAIKEMADFGGGGNQEMGRLWHILATARKTAAELVGAHPDEIALLGPTSVGLSLVANGIDWNAGDEIICYQDDYPANVYPWANCQRKGVVVKRLQTKILGLISVADIEALVTPKTRLVSLASCNYLSGVRLPVDEIGAFLKSRGILFCLDSIQTLGAVPTSTKYVDFLSADSHKWLLGPMAAGIVWIRKEHFPLVHPTLIGAWNVVSPNFIAQEQVVFEETARRYEPGAMNLLGIVGMQAAMKMLLDTGIDSIYDRILRLRHLFASRLGAKGYQIVAGEAPDHLSTGILSVTHPIKDLKALGKTLEENKIYVSARNLRDGTPLIRFSPHYYNTEEEVEKVLVFF